Below is a window of Cytophaga hutchinsonii ATCC 33406 DNA.
AAAATATTTTATACAAAAAAAGGATTTTGAAGGCCGGGACGGCTGTACCGTTACACCTGAAATGAAATTACTGATAGCTGCTGCTGCCACACAAATTTCATTCGGTCACTTCCCTACTATCTATGAGCACTTCAGAAAAATAATCATTTATCCGGACAAATATTTTTCAGGAAGTACACAGCGTTATCACTTGGGCGAAGTTCAGTCCAACGGTGTTATAAAATTATCCTGGGCTGCATTTACCGAAGGGCTTCGCATAAAAAATGATGGCGTACATGTAGGCTTTCATGAAATGGCGCACGCGTTAAAGATAGAAGATTCAACCTTACATGATATGGAACATTGTTTCATGGACAAAAAAGCATTGCATGATTTCCATTCTTATTCCAATGACCGTATCCGCAGCCATGGATCGCAGTCTTTTATGCGGGATTATGCTTTCAGTAATTCAGAAGAGTTTTTTGCAGTAAGTATTGAATACTTTTTCGAAACACCTGCTCAATTAAGAAAAAATGAACCTGTGGTATATGATTATTTAACACGTATCCTAAAGCTGGATCCGTTAAATCATACCAATCCGGTGCTTACATAAAATGAAAAAGGCTTGAAGAATAACTCCAAGCCTTTTTTAATGTTCAATATTGATAGACCAATTGTATATACTTTTTCCTTAGTGTATTGTACGTAAGCGTAAACAACAGTAAAATGAGATTACACAAAACGAAATAATACCAGCCATTGAATTGAAACGCTACATATTCTACAAAAAGAATCAGCCGGACATATTCCACAAAGAAGATCCATTTTTTCTGCTCCAGCAATGCACAACAGTTTACCAGCGTCAGGATCAAAATTGAACTGAAGAAAAAATTACTGCTTACACTGAGCCGTTCATGGTATAAGGTAATCAGGATCAGGCTGGCCAGCATAGCGGCAAACTGAACATTAATGTACCGCTTATACCTTCCGCTTCTTCTTTCAAAAACCGGAATCGGCTGACCTTCCACCAGCCAGTTTGCTTCTACGATCTCTCGTTCATCCCCATCCATTACATCAGGCTTACCGAATATAATCCTGAATTTATTTTTCAAACCTCTTGTTCTGTTAAACCGGTAACTCATTTCAATCAGATAGTGAAAATGCTGCCATAAGAAACTGTGTGTTTTTAAGGGCTTGGTAATACCGTATACAGGCTTTGTCTGCTCCTCTTTAAATGTTCCGAAGAGTTTATCCCAGAACACAAACATATCGCCGTAATTCTTGTCTAAATACTCTGTATTGGAAGCGTGATGTACCCGGTGGTGTGAGGGTGTTATAAATACTTTTTCGATCCAGCCAAGCTTGCCGACAAGTTCTGTATGAGTAAAAAACGAATAGCTCCCATGAATAACTAACGTAAGAATTACCATTTCCGGCGGAAAACCGATTAAGGGCAACACACACCAGAATACATTTCTGACCAATGCCTGAAATACGGTAATGCGTGTGGAAGTTGTGTAATTGAAGTCTTCACTCTGATGGTGTACAATATGAAACGCCCACAAAATATTGATCTCATGACCCAGACGATGATACCAGTACCAGACAAAATCCGTGAGTAATATTAATGCGACCCAGCTGTACCAGCTTGATACAATATCAATCAATGCAAAATGGTTGTGAATGTACCGGAATACAAAATAGAACACCCCGGCAAGCCATATGTTGCATAAGCGCTCCGCAGCACCGATAGAAAGATTAGAGATTATTTTTTTGTAGCTGAATACAATCCCGAATATTTTTTTGGCAAGCAGCATTTCAACTCCGATGAAAGCCAGTACTGCCAGTATCCCCCATGCGTATATAGTCATATAGGTTCTGTTTTTAAATTAGAATAAATAAAAAGGCCCGGTTAAACACTTGTTTTAACCGAGCCTTGAATAGAACGTTCATTAACCTACGTTTGCGTATGCAAATGTTTCGGTGTTAAAATAACTTTCCAATGCTTCGTTAAACTGCTCCGGACGCTCCATCATAGGTGCGTGCCCGCATTCTTCAATGATACGAAGCTCGGTGTTTCCGGAAAGTAATTTTTTAAATTTATAAGCAATCTCAAGCGGTGTAATCCTGTCCTGTCTGCCCCATACAAGTAACGTTGGAGTAGTTATCTGTTTTAACGCATCTGCAACATTATTCCCGTTTGCAGCACGCACGATTTTAATAACACGAATCGATTTGCGTATATCGTTTACTGTTTCAAAGACCTGATCAACCAGATTTTTAGTAACAATATTGTCGTTGTGGAATGTATAACGTACACGGTCTTCGATATAAGCATAGTCACCACGTTTCGGATAACTTGCCCCCATAGTGCTTTCATATAAACCAGCGCTGCCCGTTAACACCAAACGGATCACCTTTTCAGGATACGCAACAGAATACAAAATTGCTACCTGTCCGCCTAAAGAATTTCCAACCAGATTGAAACGCTCTATTTTTAATTCTGTAACCAATTCATGAAGATACGTTACCAAACCATCCAGACCATCTTTTTGCATGGTGCCATCATAGATCGGCATAATAGGTACAACAACGCGATAGCTCTTACTGAAATGATCGATCGTTGCTTTCCAGTTGCTAAGCTCACCAAACAATCCGTGCAGGAAAATAATTGTTTCGCCTTCTCCTTTTTCATGGAAGTTAAAAATCTGACGTTTTTCTGATTTATTGTTCTTGAATATCATGGCTGCTATTTATTTAAATGTGTAATTTATTTTATTAAAATATCTGTTAGTAAAAACTATTAGTTTCTTCTTTTATATGTAGTGGCATTAGCTGTCAGTAATTGTTTCAATTCGAAATCAAATACCTGCTTCAATTTATTTTCCTTGGTAATATTCTGCTTAAACTCAACGCTTCCTTTCAGTATTGAAAACACTTTTTGAAAATAATTTAAGACACGTGTATAATCTTCCGTTCTGATCTGGATAAAAAATTCTTTTCTTTCTGAATCAACTTCCACCTGTACACCATTCACATTCCCTGATCTGAATAAGCCTTTCAGTAACGAATAGCTATAATCGTTATCCCATAAGCTGAATTTAAACGTATAACCGTAGCCGCCTTTAAAATAAAGCTCAGCGTGTATATGGCTTTCTGCCGATTTCAAACCCGGATAATTAATTTCCATAATGTCTTCCTGATTGTTTAACCAGCGGGCCACATAGTTTGCCGTTCTTGAATAATCACCAAATTTGCGTGAAGCTTTTTTTACCAGCTTTTCAAGATAATCTTCCTTGTCTGCAAATAAATACGTCCACTTAGTATGCAGTATCCGGTTATTTTTTTGAACCCCCAGAACCGTTTTTCCTAAAACTTTATCCTTATTTGAATGCAGAATTCCATTTTCACCTTCAACAATAAATGCATGTACGCGATGCTTACTGAATAACTCAATCGAAGATGTATCGATCAGAACGAAATCCGCTCCGTCTTTCAATGGAGAATAAATGTGCCCAAGGCCGCCGAACGTGTTATCAAACACAACCGGAATATTCAGGCTATGTGCCTTCTGGATAATGTATCCGTAATCCTGTACATTCAATGTCTGCTGTTGAATCGTAGAAATATATACAACATCGATGGCATTTGTAAGAATAGATTCCCAATCATCTGCTGAATAATTTTCAGTATAGATTATTGATACACTTTTGCGCTGAAAGATTGCGGTATCTTCAAGCCACTCTCTTTTGGATTGAAAACTTAAAACAGTACCTCCTTTAGGTAACAGGTTTTTAATTAATGAAAAACGTGCCGAACGGAATGTTTTTTTAGCAAGTGCATTTACACCGCTTTCTATTGAAGCAATCTGTTTTTCTACTTCCAGTAATTGGTGGTTGGTAGAAATGGAATGCGAAATTTTATTTATTTCTGAAAGTGTATATACTGGACGATTGGATAGTGTTATAGCTGTCATGATAATACGTGTTAAATGAGTAAATAAATTAAAGATTGGCTGAAAGAGGCCGGTGATTTTAGTTTCAACAACAGGCTGTGGCTAAACTAAAATGAAGTGAGGTCAAAAGTTGTTTTTTCATACGATGGTAATTTATAGTTCCCTTTTATTTTTGGGCAGGTTTAGCACCGTTCTTTAAGTCGGTTGCTATAGGATCATTGAGCCTGCTCTCTTCCCTATTCTGTATAAATGCTGTGCGCTTAGCACTAACTGAATGTAAAATTGCATCATTTATTTTAATAATGCAAGTATCTCTATCGGTTTAATAGAGATTAATTTTAATAAACTGATTAACAGAATATTAATTACTCATAAATATTTCCACATAACAAAAAATGGCGTAATTGTTTCACAAATGTATACTCTAATAATAGAGAATGTTTCAGCCGTTTATGTAAGCTTAAATAAATGAAAGCAATGTAAAATTAAAGCGTTAATTTTACATGGAATAACGAATATGATGATAGAAGTAGGAAAAAATAATGTCTTAACTGCTTTACGCATGACAAGCGTAGGTATGTATCTGGGCAACGATGAAGGCGAAGAGGTTTTATTACCTAATAAATATGTACCCGATGATTTCAATGTAGATGACAGCATTGATGTCTTTATATACAAGGATTCCGAAGACCGCATTATTGCAACAAACCTGGAACCTAAAATTAAATTAAATGAGTTTGCTTGTTTGATTTGTAAAGATGTAAACAACATTGGTGCTTTCCTGGATTGGGGCCTGGAAAAAGATCTGCTTGTTCCCTTTCGTGAACAAGGCAAAAAAATGGAAGTTGGCAAACGCTATCCGGTTTATCTGTATCTGGATGAACGCACAGGCAGACTAGCCGCGTCCAGCAAGATAGAGAGCTTTATTGAAAAACAGAACATCAGATTAGAAGTGGGTGAAAAAGTTAATTTGTTGATTTGTTATACCAGTGATCTTGGTGTGAATGTAATCATCAATAATACCTACAAAGGAATTATCTATCACAACGATCTCTTCACGTATATTTCCATTGGCGATAAAGTTGAAGGATATATTAAAAATATCCGTGAAGAAGGAAAGATTGATGTAACGCTGCAGAAGCTTGGCTACAGCCAGATTGAAGACGCTGCAGAAAAAATCTTATCAAAACTTCGTGCCTCTGCGGGTGTTTTAAAATTAACGGACAAAAGTGATTCAGAAGAAATCATGTTCCGCTTGCAGATGAGTAAAAAGAATTTTAAGAAAGCAATCGGTGGTTTATATAAACAAGGGCTGATCCGTCTGGAAGAAGACGGCATATATCTGGTCTAACGTTATTGATCCCATAAACCTATGAAATTTGAAGTCCTGTTTATCTGCAGGACTTTTTTTATATACAAAAAGTGCAAAATTATTTTTAGAATGCTTTTGCTTTTTTTCACCATATAATCTTTGGTGGTATTTCCTTTCCTAGTATTGATTTGAATTGCCTATTACAAAACAGCCAAATATTTAAAATTTTACCTGATTTATAATGATTTAATGTATTGCAAATATTACCCTAGTAACTTGGTAGATATAATAGATTATATCTACATTTGATTTATAAATCATTATTTAATCCAAATTAAGAGGAAAAATGTCAGACGTAAACAAACAAACAGCCCTTGGTGATGTAGCCGCAAGGCAATTAGCCATAGCAACCAGAACGGTACCACAAATGGTAGCAATTACCCCAAGGTGGTTAACGCATTTATTGAATTGGATTCCTGTAGAATCAGGTGTATACCGTTTAAACAAAGTAAAAGACGGCAGTGTAGCTGAAGTAGATTGTTCAGGCAGAGACGAACGCGAATTACCGCATACCTTCATTGATTATGTTGAAAATCCACGTGAGTATAATCTGAGTGCTGTAAACACGGTGCTTGATGTACATACGCGTGTATCAGACTTATACAGCAAACCCTACAATCAGATCAGCGAACAGTTACGCTTAACGATCGAAAGCATCAAGGAACGTCAGGAAAGTGAATTGATCAACAACAGAGAATATGGGTTGTTAGCAAGTGTTGCTACTGCGCAGCGTATCAAAACACGTGTAGGTGCCCCTACTCCGGATGACTTTGATGAACTCATCACTAAAGTATGGAAAGAACCGGGTTTCTTTTTATTGCACCCCTTAGCGATTGCAGCCTTTGGCCGTGAGTGTACACGCAGAGGTGTTCCACCTCCAACGGTTTCTCTTTTCGGTTCTCAGTTCATTACGTGGAGAGGTATTCCATTGATCCCTTCGGATAAACTGCCGATTGAAAATGGCAGAACAAAAATCTTATTATTACGCACAGGTGAAAGCCGTCAGGGTGTTGTAGGTCTTTATCAGCCGGGCTTGCCGGGCGAACAGTCTCCAGGCTTAGCAGTACGCTTTATGGGCATCAACGATAAAGCCATTGCTTCTTATTTAGTATCACTATACTGTTCATTAGCTGTATTGGTTGACGATGCCATTGCAGTGCTTGAAGACGTTGATATCACGAACTACCATGAGTACAAATATTAATTCAAACAACTTACCAGACGTAAGTTCACTTGAAAAGCTAGCAAATGAATTGTTCTTAGCTCTGCCCGGAAATTTTCCGAATCCGGAATCTTTGCGTGAGAAGCTGAACAGTTCATCCGGCAGCGATGCAGCATTTGGTCAGACTGAACGATTCAATCTAAAAGATCCTCAAACATCTTTTCAGAATCCGCATAGCTATGAACCACAGCAGGCATTGCCTTCAGGAAGCGGTCTGGGTATCTCTCCTTCTGTGCTACAGCATACCAATACAATTGATGTGCAGGCATTGCAGAATTTAATTCCCGGTGAATCGTACAAAGGAGGCATTACGCCTTATTCTCCGACCGACCAAGGAAATGCTGTAAATGCTTCGGATCCGCAAACCAGTTTTGCTGAGCCTAAACATGAAAGCCGCGGTATTCCCACTTCCCTTTCCGGAAGCGGTATTTCCCCATCTGCCTTACAGCATGGCCAGAAGCCGGATAAGCTTCCGACTGTACATGAACAGGCGTATGGAAACGATCTTACAAGCATACTTACATCTATTAATACGTTTGAGCTAAGTCCGCAGCTACCACTCGTAAACGATTCTTCTTTTTATTTTCTTTCTGAAACCAGGAATTACGGATCGAATACAAAAGTAAATCAACAGCAGCACACTTCTGTTAAAGAAGTACATACTCCAGGCGGTATTCTGTCAAAACCATTTGATGTTAATCTGATAAAAAAGGATTTTCCGATTTTACAGGAACGTGTAAACGGGCGACCGTTGATCTGGCTGGACAATGCAGCAACCACGCAGAAACCCAAACAGGTAATTGACCGGATCAGCTATTTCTATGAGCATGAAAATTCGAACATTCACCGTGCAGCGCATGAGCTGGCTGCACGTGCAACGGATGCCTATGAAAGTGCCCGTCAGAAAGTACAAACGTTCATCAATGCCGGTTCAATTAATGAAATCATATTTGTGCGTGGTGCAACAGAAGCAATCAACCTGATCGCAAAAAGCTGGGGCGAACAGAATCTGCAGGCCGGAGATGAAATCATTGTAAGCCATCTGGAACACCACGCGAACATTGTTCCGTGGCAGCAGCTGGCGGCAAAGAAAGGTTTAAAGCTACGTGTCATTCCGGTGGATGATGACGGACAGATCATACTTGAAGAATACGCCAAACTGCTGGGGCCAAAAACAAAACTTGTTTCTTTCACCCAGGTATCAAATGCATTGGGCACTGTAACGCCTGCAAAAAAAATCGTTGAGCTGGCACATCAGGCCGGTGCAAAAGTTTTGGTAGATGGGGCCCAATCCATTTCCCACATGCGTGTAGATGTGCGTAACCTGAATTGTGACTGGTTTGTATTTTCCGGACACAAAGTATTCGGACCAACAGGTATTGGTGTTGTATATGGAAAAGAAGATCTGCTGAATGAAACGAATCCATGGCAAGGCGGCGGTAATATGATTGTTGATGTAACATTCGAACATACTACCTATCACAAAGCACCGGGGCGGTTTGAAGCCGGTACGGGAAACATTGCAGATGCTGTAGGCTTGGGAGCCGCGCTTGATTACGTAAGCAGACTTGGCATTGATGTGATCAATCAATACGAACATTATCTACTCGTGTATGCTACAAAATTATTGAAAGATATTCCGGGTTTACGCCTGATCGGTACGGCCGAAGACAAAGCATCGGTATTATCGTTTGTGTTTGATGGCTATAAAACAGAAGAAGTTGGTGCAGCGCTTAACCAGGAAGGCATTGCAGTACGTTCCGGGCATCATTGTGCGCAGCCTATCTTAAGACGCTTCGGACTGGAAGCAACCGTTCGCCCATCGCTGGCCTTCTACAATACATGTTCGGATATTGATGTGCTTGTTGAAACGCTTTACCGTTTACGCAGCGGACATAAACGTGCCATA
It encodes the following:
- a CDS encoding zinc-dependent peptidase; the protein is MEDQLEYLVTKSDFILPGLVIFLLVFWAGFALLGFSLFKVITGAANFFFDRYILFVYQLNYQERASLEYKIPFYQNLKPSLKRKFECNVKYFIQKKDFEGRDGCTVTPEMKLLIAAAATQISFGHFPTIYEHFRKIIIYPDKYFSGSTQRYHLGEVQSNGVIKLSWAAFTEGLRIKNDGVHVGFHEMAHALKIEDSTLHDMEHCFMDKKALHDFHSYSNDRIRSHGSQSFMRDYAFSNSEEFFAVSIEYFFETPAQLRKNEPVVYDYLTRILKLDPLNHTNPVLT
- a CDS encoding sterol desaturase family protein, with the translated sequence MTIYAWGILAVLAFIGVEMLLAKKIFGIVFSYKKIISNLSIGAAERLCNIWLAGVFYFVFRYIHNHFALIDIVSSWYSWVALILLTDFVWYWYHRLGHEINILWAFHIVHHQSEDFNYTTSTRITVFQALVRNVFWCVLPLIGFPPEMVILTLVIHGSYSFFTHTELVGKLGWIEKVFITPSHHRVHHASNTEYLDKNYGDMFVFWDKLFGTFKEEQTKPVYGITKPLKTHSFLWQHFHYLIEMSYRFNRTRGLKNKFRIIFGKPDVMDGDEREIVEANWLVEGQPIPVFERRSGRYKRYINVQFAAMLASLILITLYHERLSVSSNFFFSSILILTLVNCCALLEQKKWIFFVEYVRLILFVEYVAFQFNGWYYFVLCNLILLLFTLTYNTLRKKYIQLVYQY
- a CDS encoding alpha/beta fold hydrolase, whose protein sequence is MIFKNNKSEKRQIFNFHEKGEGETIIFLHGLFGELSNWKATIDHFSKSYRVVVPIMPIYDGTMQKDGLDGLVTYLHELVTELKIERFNLVGNSLGGQVAILYSVAYPEKVIRLVLTGSAGLYESTMGASYPKRGDYAYIEDRVRYTFHNDNIVTKNLVDQVFETVNDIRKSIRVIKIVRAANGNNVADALKQITTPTLLVWGRQDRITPLEIAYKFKKLLSGNTELRIIEECGHAPMMERPEQFNEALESYFNTETFAYANVG
- a CDS encoding PLP-dependent transferase — translated: MTAITLSNRPVYTLSEINKISHSISTNHQLLEVEKQIASIESGVNALAKKTFRSARFSLIKNLLPKGGTVLSFQSKREWLEDTAIFQRKSVSIIYTENYSADDWESILTNAIDVVYISTIQQQTLNVQDYGYIIQKAHSLNIPVVFDNTFGGLGHIYSPLKDGADFVLIDTSSIELFSKHRVHAFIVEGENGILHSNKDKVLGKTVLGVQKNNRILHTKWTYLFADKEDYLEKLVKKASRKFGDYSRTANYVARWLNNQEDIMEINYPGLKSAESHIHAELYFKGGYGYTFKFSLWDNDYSYSLLKGLFRSGNVNGVQVEVDSERKEFFIQIRTEDYTRVLNYFQKVFSILKGSVEFKQNITKENKLKQVFDFELKQLLTANATTYKRRN
- a CDS encoding CvfB family protein, with the translated sequence MMIEVGKNNVLTALRMTSVGMYLGNDEGEEVLLPNKYVPDDFNVDDSIDVFIYKDSEDRIIATNLEPKIKLNEFACLICKDVNNIGAFLDWGLEKDLLVPFREQGKKMEVGKRYPVYLYLDERTGRLAASSKIESFIEKQNIRLEVGEKVNLLICYTSDLGVNVIINNTYKGIIYHNDLFTYISIGDKVEGYIKNIREEGKIDVTLQKLGYSQIEDAAEKILSKLRASAGVLKLTDKSDSEEIMFRLQMSKKNFKKAIGGLYKQGLIRLEEDGIYLV
- a CDS encoding family 2A encapsulin nanocompartment shell protein, translating into MSDVNKQTALGDVAARQLAIATRTVPQMVAITPRWLTHLLNWIPVESGVYRLNKVKDGSVAEVDCSGRDERELPHTFIDYVENPREYNLSAVNTVLDVHTRVSDLYSKPYNQISEQLRLTIESIKERQESELINNREYGLLASVATAQRIKTRVGAPTPDDFDELITKVWKEPGFFLLHPLAIAAFGRECTRRGVPPPTVSLFGSQFITWRGIPLIPSDKLPIENGRTKILLLRTGESRQGVVGLYQPGLPGEQSPGLAVRFMGINDKAIASYLVSLYCSLAVLVDDAIAVLEDVDITNYHEYKY
- a CDS encoding family 2A encapsulin nanocompartment cargo protein cysteine desulfurase, translating into MSTNINSNNLPDVSSLEKLANELFLALPGNFPNPESLREKLNSSSGSDAAFGQTERFNLKDPQTSFQNPHSYEPQQALPSGSGLGISPSVLQHTNTIDVQALQNLIPGESYKGGITPYSPTDQGNAVNASDPQTSFAEPKHESRGIPTSLSGSGISPSALQHGQKPDKLPTVHEQAYGNDLTSILTSINTFELSPQLPLVNDSSFYFLSETRNYGSNTKVNQQQHTSVKEVHTPGGILSKPFDVNLIKKDFPILQERVNGRPLIWLDNAATTQKPKQVIDRISYFYEHENSNIHRAAHELAARATDAYESARQKVQTFINAGSINEIIFVRGATEAINLIAKSWGEQNLQAGDEIIVSHLEHHANIVPWQQLAAKKGLKLRVIPVDDDGQIILEEYAKLLGPKTKLVSFTQVSNALGTVTPAKKIVELAHQAGAKVLVDGAQSISHMRVDVRNLNCDWFVFSGHKVFGPTGIGVVYGKEDLLNETNPWQGGGNMIVDVTFEHTTYHKAPGRFEAGTGNIADAVGLGAALDYVSRLGIDVINQYEHYLLVYATKLLKDIPGLRLIGTAEDKASVLSFVFDGYKTEEVGAALNQEGIAVRSGHHCAQPILRRFGLEATVRPSLAFYNTCSDIDVLVETLYRLRSGHKRAIR